The following coding sequences lie in one Bacteroidota bacterium genomic window:
- the gyrB gene encoding DNA topoisomerase (ATP-hydrolyzing) subunit B translates to MEETVNENLAKSSDYSADSIQVLEGLEAVRKRPAMYIGDIGLKGLHHLVYEVVDNSIDEALAGHCKNIYVSINENNSITVKDDGRGIPTDYHAKEKKSALEVVMTVLHAGGKFDKDSYKVSGGLHGVGVSCVNALSTHLTVNVHRNGKEYIQEYNIGKPLYPVKEVGATDYRGTIVTFQPDTSIFTHSVYHFDIISARLRELAFLNKGIHITLTDLREKDEAGNHPTEDYYSQGGLREFVTYLDATRERLIEDVIYMEGEKNGIPVEVAMMYNTSYSENLHTYVNNINTHEGGTHLAGFRRGLTRTLKSYAEKSGLLSKVKIEINGDDFREGLTAVISVKVQEPQFEGQTKTKLGNNEVMGAVDQAVSEMLQNYLEEHPKQARQIVDKVILAATARHAARKAREMVQRKSVLTGTGLPGKLSDCSESDPSMCELYLVEGDSAGGTAKQGRNRAFQAILPLRGKILNVEKAMEYKIYDNEEIKNIFTALGVFRGTSEDERALNIDKLRYHKIVIMCDADVDGSHITTLILTFFFRHMKELVENGYIYIATPPLYLVKKGKEQRYCWTEEERNAHVKELAGGEGKEGTVGIQRYKGLGEMNAEQLWQTTMNPEFRTLRQVTIDSAAEADRIFSMLMGDEVPPRREFIEKNAKYANIDV, encoded by the coding sequence ATGGAAGAGACAGTGAATGAAAATCTAGCAAAATCATCCGATTATTCAGCCGATAGTATTCAGGTATTAGAAGGGTTGGAAGCGGTTCGGAAACGACCTGCCATGTACATTGGTGATATTGGCTTAAAAGGATTGCACCATTTGGTATATGAGGTGGTGGATAACTCCATTGATGAGGCGTTGGCCGGTCATTGTAAAAATATTTACGTAAGTATCAATGAAAATAACTCCATTACTGTAAAGGATGATGGAAGGGGTATTCCTACAGATTATCACGCAAAAGAGAAAAAATCCGCTTTAGAGGTGGTTATGACGGTATTACATGCCGGTGGGAAATTCGACAAGGATTCCTATAAAGTATCCGGTGGTTTGCATGGGGTAGGGGTTTCCTGCGTAAATGCACTTTCTACCCATTTAACGGTAAATGTTCACAGAAACGGGAAAGAATACATCCAGGAATACAATATCGGTAAGCCATTATATCCAGTAAAAGAGGTAGGCGCTACCGATTATAGAGGTACAATTGTGACTTTTCAGCCGGATACAAGCATTTTTACCCACTCAGTTTACCATTTTGACATCATTTCAGCTCGTTTACGCGAATTGGCATTCTTGAACAAAGGAATTCACATCACTTTAACGGATTTACGTGAAAAAGATGAGGCTGGAAACCATCCGACAGAAGATTATTATTCTCAAGGTGGTTTAAGAGAATTTGTAACCTATTTGGATGCAACCCGTGAACGTTTAATTGAGGATGTAATTTATATGGAAGGTGAGAAAAACGGAATTCCCGTTGAAGTTGCCATGATGTATAATACTTCTTATTCTGAAAACCTTCATACCTATGTAAACAATATCAATACACATGAAGGTGGTACCCATTTAGCAGGTTTCAGAAGAGGTTTAACACGTACGTTAAAATCCTACGCGGAAAAATCCGGATTGTTAAGCAAGGTAAAAATTGAAATTAATGGTGACGATTTCCGTGAAGGATTAACAGCTGTTATTTCTGTAAAGGTTCAGGAGCCTCAGTTTGAAGGGCAAACAAAAACCAAGTTGGGTAACAACGAGGTGATGGGTGCAGTTGATCAAGCGGTGAGTGAAATGCTTCAGAATTATTTGGAAGAACATCCAAAGCAAGCGCGTCAAATCGTTGATAAAGTAATTCTTGCTGCTACTGCTCGTCATGCTGCCCGTAAAGCGCGTGAAATGGTTCAGCGTAAAAGTGTTCTTACTGGAACAGGTTTACCCGGAAAATTATCCGATTGTTCTGAGTCAGATCCATCCATGTGTGAGTTGTATTTAGTTGAGGGTGACTCTGCGGGTGGTACAGCGAAACAAGGCCGTAACCGTGCATTTCAAGCAATTTTGCCATTGAGAGGTAAGATTTTGAATGTGGAAAAAGCCATGGAGTATAAAATTTATGATAACGAAGAGATTAAAAATATCTTCACCGCATTGGGCGTTTTTCGTGGAACATCAGAAGATGAGCGTGCATTAAATATTGACAAATTGCGTTACCATAAAATTGTCATCATGTGTGATGCCGATGTGGATGGTAGTCATATCACTACTTTAATTCTTACTTTCTTTTTCCGTCACATGAAGGAGTTGGTAGAAAACGGATACATTTATATTGCAACTCCTCCTTTGTATTTAGTGAAAAAAGGCAAAGAGCAAAGATATTGCTGGACAGAAGAAGAAAGAAATGCACACGTGAAGGAATTAGCGGGTGGTGAAGGGAAAGAAGGTACCGTAGGTATTCAGCGTTATAAGGGTTTGGGAGAGATGAACGCAGAACAATTATGGCAAACGACAATGAATCCTGAATTCAGAACTTTGCGCCAAGTTACAATTGATAGTGCAGCAGAAGCGGATAGAATATTCTCAATGTTGATGGGCGATGAAGTGCCACCGCGTAGAGAGTTTATCGAGAAGAACGCGAAGTATGCGAATATTGATGTATAA
- a CDS encoding tetratricopeptide repeat protein, which translates to MKNLKGAVLVIGFLFSISVFAQKTVHVLHEDSEFKKGIELLQKEKYGAAQKSFAAVMETHTDVHSLIHIDAEYYNAICAIELFNKDGELYLKQFIANHPESPKVKTAYFYLGKYNYRKKKYRDAIEWFEKVDIYDLTTEELAEFYFKRGYSFFESKKLTDAKKDFYEIKDVDNKYAAAAKYYYAHILYGEKNYETALGDFLKLQTNETFGPIVPYYIAQIYFLQGKYETVISYAPALLDSAVTKRVPEIAKVVGESYYRTGKYKEAIPYLKKYEKANGSLTRKDNYQMGFANYQVKDYEDAISYFIRVGNIDDSLSQSAYYHIADCYVKTDSKQNALNAFGLAAKLDFDKLVQEEALFNYAKLAYELAFNPYNEAIKAFQKYIKTFPNAAHIDEAYTYLANVFITTKSYKDALEAIENIKVLTPELKVAHQKVAYYRGVDLFNNMEFAEAVKLFDKSNTYLFDKSIRANAIYWKAESYYRLGKYPDAIENYIDYTAEPGAIGKSELSDANYNVGYAYYKLKDYTNSNLWFRKFVTFKPQANAKKINDALNRIGDGYFMQRDFANAVDYYDQSYKMKLIDADYALFQKALANGVQKKYPAKIADLNAFITAYPKSPYLQKAKFELALTFDKDNQQEVALTKFKSFLEEYPNSAYINVCLSKIGLIYYAKKEDDKALSYFDKLIKRDRKSAEASEAINTVKAIYASKGDPDGLGTYLASVGASIPQGELDSLTYNNGKNHYMEQDCKSVVSDFEKYISKFPDGIFIMQANFYKAECDYKLGNMDAALACYSYIAGKPKTEYTEQALLRASDITFKKKDYAKAIELYKQLEMQAENPKSNTTAIVGLMRSYFNTKAYDDVIVYAGKVLKIENVNNELSSEANYDIAQAYLSMQKLDDAMASFQAVVNTSKAEIGAESQYYVAYIQYLKKDYKQSKKIVFDLINGDGDYPYWVTNGMILLADNYVAMNDNFQAKAYLKIVVDESDTPELIKVAQEKLNQITAAEEEAKKSQKVAEPIKVEFEGNSEQQNELFTDPSTTTPPVKEGEEKHE; encoded by the coding sequence ATGAAGAATTTAAAAGGGGCTGTATTAGTTATTGGATTTCTTTTTTCGATTTCTGTTTTTGCACAAAAAACAGTTCATGTACTACATGAAGATTCGGAATTCAAAAAGGGAATTGAACTTCTTCAAAAAGAGAAGTATGGCGCTGCGCAAAAAAGCTTTGCTGCTGTTATGGAAACCCATACAGATGTGCACTCGCTGATTCATATTGATGCAGAATATTACAATGCCATTTGTGCCATCGAATTGTTTAATAAGGATGGAGAATTATACCTCAAACAATTTATCGCCAATCATCCTGAAAGTCCGAAAGTAAAGACGGCTTACTTTTATTTAGGGAAATACAACTACCGCAAAAAGAAATACAGAGATGCCATCGAATGGTTCGAAAAGGTTGATATTTATGACTTAACAACAGAAGAGTTGGCTGAGTTTTATTTCAAACGCGGATATAGTTTTTTTGAATCTAAAAAATTAACAGACGCAAAAAAGGATTTTTATGAAATAAAAGATGTCGACAATAAATATGCAGCAGCTGCAAAATATTATTATGCGCATATTTTGTACGGAGAGAAAAATTACGAAACAGCACTGGGTGACTTTTTGAAATTGCAAACCAATGAAACGTTTGGACCGATTGTTCCTTATTACATCGCCCAGATTTATTTTTTGCAAGGGAAATATGAAACCGTAATCAGTTACGCTCCCGCTTTGCTCGATTCAGCGGTTACTAAGCGTGTGCCTGAAATAGCTAAAGTGGTGGGTGAGTCGTATTACCGAACTGGGAAATACAAAGAAGCCATTCCGTATTTGAAAAAATATGAAAAGGCAAATGGTTCGTTAACACGAAAAGATAATTATCAAATGGGTTTTGCAAATTATCAGGTGAAAGATTATGAAGATGCCATTAGCTATTTTATCAGAGTCGGAAATATTGATGATTCATTATCGCAAAGTGCTTATTACCACATTGCAGATTGTTATGTAAAAACCGATAGCAAACAAAATGCATTAAATGCATTCGGATTGGCTGCCAAATTGGATTTTGATAAATTGGTGCAGGAAGAAGCCTTGTTTAATTATGCGAAACTCGCCTATGAATTGGCATTTAATCCTTACAACGAAGCGATAAAAGCATTTCAAAAATACATCAAGACATTCCCGAATGCAGCGCATATTGACGAAGCGTATACTTATTTGGCAAATGTATTCATTACCACCAAAAGTTATAAAGACGCTTTAGAAGCGATTGAAAATATTAAAGTGCTAACACCGGAATTAAAAGTTGCACATCAAAAAGTAGCTTATTACCGAGGAGTTGATTTGTTTAACAACATGGAATTTGCAGAGGCGGTGAAGTTATTTGATAAATCCAATACCTATTTGTTTGACAAAAGTATTCGTGCCAATGCTATTTATTGGAAGGCTGAATCATATTACCGTTTGGGAAAATATCCCGATGCGATTGAAAATTATATTGATTATACTGCTGAGCCTGGTGCCATTGGTAAGTCAGAGTTGAGTGATGCAAATTATAATGTTGGATATGCCTATTATAAATTGAAAGACTATACCAATAGTAATTTATGGTTCCGCAAGTTTGTCACATTCAAACCACAAGCAAATGCAAAAAAAATAAACGATGCCTTGAATCGTATCGGTGATGGTTATTTTATGCAACGTGATTTTGCGAATGCAGTAGACTATTATGATCAATCCTATAAAATGAAATTGATTGATGCCGATTATGCCTTGTTTCAAAAAGCATTGGCAAATGGAGTGCAGAAAAAATATCCTGCAAAAATTGCTGATTTAAATGCATTTATTACAGCGTATCCGAAATCACCATATCTCCAAAAAGCAAAATTTGAATTGGCTTTAACGTTTGATAAAGACAATCAGCAAGAAGTGGCGTTAACGAAGTTTAAATCCTTTCTGGAGGAATATCCGAACAGTGCTTACATCAATGTGTGTTTGAGTAAAATTGGTTTGATTTATTATGCAAAGAAAGAGGATGATAAAGCATTGTCGTATTTTGATAAACTAATCAAACGTGACCGTAAATCTGCGGAAGCAAGTGAGGCCATTAATACCGTGAAAGCCATTTATGCATCCAAAGGTGATCCGGATGGATTGGGCACGTATTTAGCATCCGTTGGAGCAAGTATTCCTCAGGGAGAATTGGATTCATTGACTTACAACAATGGGAAGAATCATTACATGGAGCAAGATTGTAAAAGTGTGGTGAGTGATTTTGAAAAGTATATTTCAAAATTTCCGGATGGAATCTTTATCATGCAAGCGAATTTTTATAAAGCGGAATGCGATTATAAATTAGGCAATATGGATGCAGCATTGGCTTGTTATTCATACATAGCCGGCAAACCAAAAACGGAATATACAGAGCAGGCTTTGTTACGCGCATCGGATATAACGTTTAAGAAAAAGGATTACGCAAAAGCAATCGAATTGTATAAACAATTGGAGATGCAGGCAGAGAATCCCAAAAGCAATACAACTGCTATTGTTGGTTTGATGCGTTCGTATTTCAATACAAAAGCATACGATGATGTAATTGTTTATGCAGGAAAAGTATTGAAGATAGAAAATGTAAATAATGAGTTGAGCAGTGAAGCGAATTATGATATCGCTCAAGCCTATTTAAGTATGCAAAAGCTAGACGATGCTATGGCTTCATTTCAAGCTGTTGTAAATACTTCAAAAGCCGAAATAGGAGCGGAGTCGCAATATTATGTCGCGTATATTCAGTACCTGAAAAAAGATTACAAACAATCCAAAAAGATTGTGTTTGATTTAATCAATGGCGATGGCGATTATCCGTATTGGGTAACTAACGGAATGATTTTGTTGGCAGATAATTATGTGGCAATGAATGATAACTTCCAGGCAAAAGCGTATTTGAAAATTGTGGTGGATGAATCAGATACACCTGAATTGATAAAAGTGGCACAAGAAAAATTGAATCAAATAACTGCTGCGGAAGAAGAAGCAAAGAAAAGTCAAAAAGTTGCAGAACCTATAAAAGTGGAATTTGAAGGCAATAGCGAACAGCAAAATGAATTATTTACTGATCCGTCAACAACTACACCACCGGTAAAGGAAGGAGAAGAAAAACATGAATAA
- a CDS encoding tail fiber domain-containing protein, with amino-acid sequence MKSKLFKSAAIILTMMLSVLLPKSNNAQDNVGIGTTTPDATAILELLSANKGLLVPRMNTAGMLAIATPANSLLIYNTDSMCYFFYRVPTTTWVSLCNGTGGGGSGATGPTGPAGTAGATGPTGTAGATGATGIGTTGATGATGPTGAVGPTGFGAGTPGATGATGPTGTTGVTGIAGATGATGSIGATGATGVVGATGATGAVGATGTAGATGATGTAGATGATGTAGATGATGATGTADATGAVGATGATGPSWTLTTPTLNTDGTFTVNGTAGSGGPVTSTVAAWLCAPSVATANVNAGTRFLGTTSNTHMDLVSNSLTRGRLSNLGEFFIGTTATVLAGDLMNGVSNAAFPWAVNGYSTFNGSGVYGSVTAGTTAFDAVQGEYLGTSATGAGVRGIDNLNNAYGIHGQSGTIGWAGWFDGDVNVTGGYFNISDAMLKTNIKTLNGKDALEKLKLINGVQYDMDVNKYPKYKLDPRHKIGLLAEEVEAAFPELIKQTKLHTPNNSRTASDKTIESIDIKTVNYMGLIPVLVEAIKEQQRQIEELKNQIKALENK; translated from the coding sequence ATGAAAAGCAAACTGTTCAAATCAGCAGCAATCATTTTAACAATGATGTTAAGTGTATTGCTACCAAAAAGCAATAATGCCCAAGACAATGTTGGTATAGGAACAACTACTCCGGATGCAACAGCAATTTTAGAATTGCTATCTGCTAATAAAGGGCTACTCGTTCCAAGAATGAATACAGCCGGAATGCTAGCAATCGCAACTCCTGCAAACTCATTATTAATCTACAACACAGATTCTATGTGTTATTTCTTTTATAGAGTTCCAACAACAACCTGGGTATCGTTATGTAACGGAACGGGTGGTGGAGGCTCAGGTGCTACTGGACCGACAGGTCCTGCAGGAACAGCTGGTGCTACTGGACCGACAGGAACAGCTGGAGCTACAGGTGCCACAGGAATTGGTACAACAGGAGCTACGGGTGCAACAGGACCGACAGGTGCTGTTGGACCAACAGGTTTTGGAGCAGGAACCCCCGGTGCAACTGGTGCGACTGGTCCAACAGGAACAACTGGTGTAACTGGAATTGCAGGAGCAACCGGAGCGACTGGTTCAATTGGTGCAACGGGCGCTACCGGAGTTGTTGGTGCGACTGGTGCGACTGGTGCTGTTGGCGCAACTGGAACGGCTGGTGCAACAGGTGCTACCGGAACAGCAGGAGCTACGGGAGCTACAGGGACAGCAGGTGCTACGGGAGCTACAGGCGCGACTGGAACAGCAGATGCGACAGGCGCTGTGGGCGCAACGGGTGCAACAGGACCTTCTTGGACATTAACAACTCCTACTTTAAATACGGATGGTACTTTCACAGTAAATGGAACAGCTGGATCTGGCGGACCAGTTACATCCACAGTGGCTGCATGGCTATGTGCTCCATCTGTTGCAACGGCAAATGTGAATGCAGGTACACGTTTTTTAGGAACAACAAGCAATACTCATATGGACCTTGTTTCGAATAGCTTAACAAGAGGCCGTTTAAGTAATTTAGGAGAATTTTTTATTGGAACAACTGCAACTGTTTTGGCTGGAGATTTAATGAATGGTGTTTCCAATGCCGCCTTTCCTTGGGCAGTAAATGGTTATTCTACATTTAATGGCTCTGGTGTTTATGGTAGTGTTACAGCCGGAACAACAGCTTTCGATGCAGTACAAGGCGAATACCTTGGAACGAGTGCCACTGGAGCTGGTGTTAGAGGGATTGACAATTTAAACAATGCGTATGGTATTCATGGTCAATCGGGAACAATTGGATGGGCTGGTTGGTTTGATGGCGATGTAAACGTAACTGGAGGGTATTTCAACATTTCTGATGCAATGCTTAAAACCAATATCAAAACCTTAAACGGTAAAGATGCCTTGGAAAAATTAAAATTAATCAATGGTGTTCAGTACGATATGGATGTAAATAAATATCCAAAATACAAACTGGATCCTCGTCATAAAATTGGATTATTAGCAGAAGAAGTTGAAGCCGCATTCCCTGAATTAATTAAACAAACAAAGCTTCATACACCTAACAATTCAAGAACAGCTAGTGACAAAACGATTGAATCAATCGATATCAAAACGGTAAATTACATGGGCTTGATTCCTGTACTTGTTGAAGCGATTAAAGAGCAGCAAAGACAAATCGAAGAGCTTAAAAACCAAATCAAAGCATTGGAAAACAAGTAG
- a CDS encoding TonB-dependent receptor: MSLKYSFLMLLSLGTIGEMVAQKVLDSMLIISVGSYRPIIVDANKLLEQPTIVDSTKKLKVNGYSISSKKIATTYDVEPIEAAEMVGEPLTKLYNGLVKIGFGNYTTPYGEAWYNHLRSKEYAYGLRLKHLSSQTNLEDYGFGGFSDNEVSLYGKKFLKEHTLSGNFDYARNVVHFYGYDTAKFDITDKELTVQRYNYFGANAELKSHYAKAERYNHDVKLNFYNLQDTYKSSETNLKANGYLQTAVLKEVLKVNASVDYYNYKTISDTINNTIITLNPNFIATGERYRASIGLTGVMDVFVKSKFYFYPNIDLSYNIVDDIIIPYAGASGKLQKNSYKALTDENPFVLSDLTMKNSNYKYEIFGGLRGTLSSTVAYDVRAGYSSVDDMALYVNDTMTLYVNNIKELLENRFDVIYDNSEILTVKGEVSYQQREKLRILLRGEYFSYKMATEQKAWYKPQMQFTLAANYNLRDKIVARVDLYYIDNQFAKTFVTDTTSATGKRVVAQELKGVFDANIGLEYRYTKKLGFFLNFNNITNFRYYRYNNYPTQRLGFMAGLSYSF; this comes from the coding sequence ATGTCGTTAAAATACAGTTTTCTGATGTTGTTATCGTTGGGAACAATTGGAGAGATGGTTGCACAAAAAGTATTGGATTCCATGTTAATCATCAGTGTTGGATCGTACCGTCCAATAATTGTAGATGCCAATAAATTATTGGAGCAACCAACCATTGTGGATTCAACAAAAAAATTGAAAGTAAACGGGTACAGCATCAGTTCTAAAAAGATTGCCACTACTTATGATGTGGAACCGATTGAGGCCGCTGAAATGGTGGGAGAGCCTTTAACGAAGCTTTACAATGGGTTGGTGAAAATAGGTTTTGGAAATTATACAACACCTTATGGCGAAGCATGGTACAATCATTTACGTTCGAAAGAATATGCCTATGGTTTGCGCTTGAAACATTTATCCTCACAAACAAATTTGGAAGATTATGGTTTTGGTGGATTTAGTGATAACGAAGTAAGCTTGTATGGAAAGAAATTTTTGAAAGAGCATACGCTGTCAGGTAATTTTGATTACGCCCGAAATGTGGTGCATTTTTATGGGTATGATACGGCTAAATTTGATATTACTGATAAGGAGTTAACAGTTCAACGTTATAATTATTTCGGAGCGAATGCAGAGCTTAAAAGTCATTATGCAAAAGCAGAACGTTATAACCACGATGTGAAATTAAATTTTTACAATTTGCAGGATACGTATAAATCTTCGGAAACGAATTTGAAAGCAAACGGTTATCTTCAAACAGCTGTATTGAAAGAAGTATTGAAGGTAAATGCTTCTGTGGATTATTATAATTATAAAACAATCAGTGATACTATCAACAATACAATCATTACGTTGAATCCCAATTTTATTGCAACAGGAGAACGTTATAGAGCGAGTATCGGATTAACGGGAGTGATGGATGTTTTTGTAAAATCAAAATTTTATTTCTACCCGAACATTGATTTGAGTTACAATATTGTTGACGATATCATTATTCCGTATGCAGGTGCCTCCGGAAAACTTCAGAAGAATAGTTACAAAGCTTTAACTGATGAAAATCCATTTGTGCTTTCCGATTTAACCATGAAAAATTCAAATTATAAGTATGAAATATTTGGAGGGTTGAGAGGAACGTTGTCTTCCACCGTAGCATACGATGTAAGAGCAGGTTATTCCAGTGTAGATGATATGGCTTTGTATGTAAATGATACGATGACCTTGTATGTGAATAATATAAAAGAGTTGTTGGAGAATCGTTTTGATGTGATTTATGATAATTCTGAAATACTTACTGTGAAAGGGGAAGTCAGCTATCAACAGCGCGAGAAATTGCGCATATTATTGCGTGGAGAATATTTCAGTTATAAGATGGCAACAGAACAAAAAGCATGGTACAAACCACAAATGCAATTTACTCTTGCCGCAAACTATAATTTAAGAGATAAAATTGTAGCACGTGTAGATTTGTATTACATCGATAATCAGTTTGCAAAAACATTTGTAACTGATACAACATCCGCTACCGGAAAAAGAGTGGTAGCACAGGAATTAAAAGGTGTTTTTGATGCGAATATCGGATTAGAATATCGGTATACAAAGAAGTTGGGATTCTTTTTGAACTTTAATAATATTACAAATTTCAGATACTATCGTTACAATAATTATCCAACACAACGTCTTGGATTTATGGCCGGATTGTCCTATTCGTTTTAA
- a CDS encoding collagen-like protein — translation MKNILLKSIAFFGLATILSIPTNVQAQDNVGIGTTTPDASAILEMLSTNKGVLVPRMNTAGMLAIAAPANSLLIYNTDSMCYFFYRVPTTSWISLCTATGGGGSGATGPTGPAGTAGATGPTGLDGATGIAGATGATGVGTTGATGATGPTGAVGPTGFGAGTPGATGATGPTGATGVTGIAGATGTTGAVGATGVTGAVGATGATGVTGLTGATGTTGATGVTGAVGATGVTGAVGATGATGATGLTGATGATGTTGATGATGPNWTITSNNFNANGTQSIVTTIPSTITSTTGAWLTTGNTGLTAGTNYIGTNDNVDFIVKTRGTTAANERMRVLGSAATGNVVVNNTTPFATTDVFSAYGFGYPGAINTTATLTYPISGYSAGTASGIYGENTATGQGVLGSAVSTGIGVWGDNNAGGGSGVVGTNNATGVGVFGFVSAPATAASDAVVGQNNALGSAGTFQIANAANANNAFWAITNGTGRTAEIQQNNATSTAIATGSFHAGLGRAGNFQTSNAANVDVTLFASAVGNGRVASFQNTLATAGMNTQVLFASSLSTSTNANHAAVWGQTNGVTGAVFLAALPNNATVELNAQATGVGAFNSIGVVGISAGTGFPIGVLGQAATPGDAVFANGDMTATGFKPFTIDHPLDPQHKLLKHFSIESNEVLNMYRGNVVLDGNGEATVELPDYFDAININFSYNLTAIGSKADLYIKTEIANRRFEIAGGKPGQKVSWVVYADRNDPYAQQNPDAKKTEVQKPDGWDGKYLQPKLFGASEEQGIFYYLKKEPQENATPAAQSQKQETAAPNTATKKSTTNR, via the coding sequence ATGAAAAACATACTACTCAAATCGATTGCTTTTTTTGGTTTAGCTACCATCTTATCAATCCCTACGAATGTTCAAGCCCAAGATAACGTGGGTATCGGAACAACAACGCCTGACGCAAGCGCAATTTTAGAAATGCTTTCGACAAATAAAGGGGTTTTAGTTCCACGAATGAATACTGCAGGAATGCTTGCGATTGCAGCTCCAGCAAACTCACTTTTAATTTACAACACAGATTCAATGTGTTATTTCTTCTATAGAGTTCCAACAACTTCCTGGATTTCTTTATGTACCGCAACAGGTGGTGGCGGATCAGGTGCAACAGGACCGACAGGTCCTGCTGGAACTGCTGGTGCTACCGGACCAACAGGGCTTGACGGAGCAACCGGAATTGCAGGTGCTACTGGAGCTACTGGTGTTGGTACAACTGGAGCAACAGGTGCAACAGGACCTACTGGTGCTGTTGGACCAACAGGTTTCGGAGCTGGAACTCCGGGAGCTACTGGTGCAACGGGTCCAACTGGAGCGACAGGTGTTACTGGAATTGCTGGTGCTACTGGAACAACAGGAGCAGTAGGAGCGACAGGTGTTACCGGAGCAGTTGGTGCAACAGGAGCAACGGGTGTTACCGGACTTACTGGAGCAACGGGAACGACAGGTGCGACTGGTGTTACTGGAGCAGTTGGTGCTACTGGTGTTACCGGAGCAGTAGGTGCGACAGGAGCAACTGGTGCTACCGGACTTACGGGAGCGACAGGTGCAACTGGAACGACAGGCGCAACAGGAGCTACTGGTCCTAACTGGACAATCACTTCAAACAATTTTAATGCTAATGGTACTCAAAGTATTGTTACTACAATTCCTTCTACCATCACTTCTACAACAGGTGCTTGGTTAACAACAGGAAATACAGGATTGACAGCAGGAACAAACTACATCGGAACCAACGACAACGTTGATTTTATTGTTAAAACACGAGGAACAACAGCAGCAAACGAACGTATGCGCGTGTTAGGTTCTGCTGCAACAGGTAACGTGGTTGTAAACAACACCACTCCTTTTGCAACAACAGACGTTTTCTCTGCTTATGGATTTGGTTATCCGGGAGCAATTAATACTACTGCGACATTAACTTACCCAATTAGCGGATACAGTGCAGGAACCGCATCCGGTATTTATGGTGAAAATACAGCAACCGGACAAGGGGTTTTAGGATCTGCTGTTTCTACTGGTATCGGTGTATGGGGAGATAATAATGCAGGTGGCGGTTCCGGAGTTGTTGGAACCAACAATGCTACAGGTGTTGGTGTATTTGGATTTGTTTCTGCACCAGCGACTGCCGCTTCTGATGCCGTAGTTGGACAAAACAACGCATTAGGTAGTGCAGGTACTTTTCAAATCGCAAATGCTGCGAATGCAAACAATGCATTCTGGGCAATTACAAACGGTACTGGACGTACTGCAGAAATTCAACAAAACAATGCAACATCTACTGCTATTGCAACGGGATCTTTCCACGCTGGTTTAGGTAGAGCCGGAAACTTCCAAACATCCAACGCAGCAAACGTTGATGTTACTTTATTCGCTTCTGCGGTTGGAAATGGCCGTGTTGCTTCTTTCCAAAATACATTGGCAACTGCCGGTATGAATACACAAGTGCTTTTTGCATCTTCTCTTTCAACAAGTACAAATGCGAATCATGCGGCTGTATGGGGACAAACAAACGGTGTTACCGGTGCTGTTTTCCTAGCTGCATTACCTAACAATGCAACTGTTGAATTAAATGCTCAAGCTACAGGTGTGGGTGCATTTAACTCAATTGGTGTTGTGGGTATTTCTGCAGGCACAGGCTTCCCAATAGGCGTTTTGGGACAAGCGGCAACTCCTGGAGATGCGGTATTCGCAAATGGTGATATGACTGCAACTGGATTTAAACCATTTACAATCGATCACCCGTTAGATCCTCAACACAAATTATTAAAGCATTTCTCTATCGAATCCAACGAAGTATTGAATATGTACAGAGGTAATGTGGTATTGGATGGAAATGGTGAAGCGACTGTTGAATTGCCGGATTATTTTGATGCAATCAACATCAACTTCAGCTATAACTTAACTGCTATCGGATCAAAAGCTGATTTATACATCAAGACTGAAATTGCAAACAGACGATTTGAAATTGCCGGTGGTAAACCTGGTCAAAAAGTTTCATGGGTAGTATATGCTGATCGTAACGATCCATATGCGCAACAAAATCCAGATGCTAAGAAAACCGAAGTACAAAAGCCTGATGGTTGGGATGGAAAATACTTACAACCGAAGTTATTTGGTGCTTCCGAAGAGCAAGGTATTTTCTACTACTTGAAGAAAGAGCCACAAGAAAATGCAACACCTGCTGCTCAAAGTCAAAAACAAGAAACAGCTGCACCGAATACTGCAACCAAAAAATCTACAACAAACAGATAA